The Cyanobacterium stanieri LEGE 03274 nucleotide sequence CCCCCCAAGAAATCTCCTCGATGATCTTACAAAAACTGAAAACTGATGCAGAAACCTTCCTAGGAGAACCAGTCAGTCAAGCAGTGATTACCGTTCCCGCTTATTTTACCGATGCTCAAAGACAAGCTACCAAAGATGCAGGAACTATTGCAGGGTTAGAGGTAATGCGGATTATCAACGAACCCACTGCCGCAGCCCTTGCCTATGGTTTGGATAAACAAGATCAAGATCAATATGTCATGGTATTTGACCTTGGGGGAGGTACTTTTGATGTTTCCGTATTGCAACTAGGTAACGGTATTTTTGAGGTGGTATCCACTTCAGGAAACAATCAATTGGGGGGGGATGATTTTGATGGGGTGATCGTGGATTGGTTAATCAAAGAATTTAAAGACCAAGAAGGCATCGACCTTAGCTCCGATAAAATGGCATTACAAAGGCTCAGAGAGGCCGCTGAAAAAGCTAAAATTGAGTTATCAAACCTCATGGAAACCTCCATCAACCTACCCTTTATTACCGCCGACGACAGTGGACCAAAACACTTAGAACTAGATCTATCTCGACCCCACTTAGAAGAATTAATCGCCCCCTTAGTGGCAGAAATCGTTCCTCCCATGGAAAGGGCGATCGCCGATTCGGAACTCAGAAAAGAACAAATTAATCGAGTGGTGTTGGTGGGGGGTTCAACCCGTACCCCTGCTATTTCGGCTAAAATAGAGCAGTTTTTTGGTACTGGTATCGCCATCGATCGCTCCATTAACCCTGATGAAGCCGTGGCCTTAGGGGCAGCGGTGCAAGGGGGGGTATTAGGGGGAGAGGTGCGCAACCTACTGTTATTAGATGTTACCCCCCTATCTTTAGGTCTGGAAACCCTTGGGGAAGTGTTTACCAAAATTATTGAGCGTAACACCACCATTCCCACCAGTCGTTCTCAAGTATTTTCCACCGCCGTGGATGGTCAAACTTCAGTGGAAGTCCATGTATTGCAGGGAGAGCGCTCCATGGTCAAGGATAATAAAAGTTTGGGTAAATTCCTTTTAACGGGTATTCCCCCTGCCCCTAGGGGAGTGCCACAAATTGAGGTATCCTTTGATATTGATGCCG carries:
- the dnaK gene encoding molecular chaperone DnaK, giving the protein MINYKCIKGKDDTVDVQIQDRSYTPQEISSMILQKLKTDAETFLGEPVSQAVITVPAYFTDAQRQATKDAGTIAGLEVMRIINEPTAAALAYGLDKQDQDQYVMVFDLGGGTFDVSVLQLGNGIFEVVSTSGNNQLGGDDFDGVIVDWLIKEFKDQEGIDLSSDKMALQRLREAAEKAKIELSNLMETSINLPFITADDSGPKHLELDLSRPHLEELIAPLVAEIVPPMERAIADSELRKEQINRVVLVGGSTRTPAISAKIEQFFGTGIAIDRSINPDEAVALGAAVQGGVLGGEVRNLLLLDVTPLSLGLETLGEVFTKIIERNTTIPTSRSQVFSTAVDGQTSVEVHVLQGERSMVKDNKSLGKFLLTGIPPAPRGVPQIEVSFDIDADGILKVSAKDKGTGIEQGIVISNTGSLDAQEIESMRREAQEYASSDRRRVELVEIKKQLDSLLYSYELSLEKNPFLVSEGLQEEINQKKVKIAEAIDSTDIPVSQVESMINDLRETIIGLGSKAYESVSQSPDTGEESQGETMFESLDGDDVDPEFKSIEDEILSGLSQISGGTAEFDFDYDQDETITGDYETVD